In Bdellovibrionales bacterium, one DNA window encodes the following:
- a CDS encoding energy transducer TonB, translating into MRILIRLCFIVFGAAGCETAAPSRFNSAQDIVSPACTSGGDAKSLRVADNKIKPLTSSEGKAILGFEVLNSGEVINTTICQSSGQPAVDNELISNLKQMRFASGQAGLYRLKTYR; encoded by the coding sequence ATGAGAATTTTAATCCGTCTTTGTTTCATCGTTTTTGGAGCCGCAGGCTGCGAAACGGCAGCCCCGTCGCGCTTCAATTCCGCTCAGGATATTGTCAGTCCTGCGTGCACGAGCGGAGGCGATGCAAAGTCGTTGAGAGTGGCAGATAATAAAATTAAGCCCCTGACCTCGTCTGAAGGTAAAGCTATCTTAGGGTTCGAGGTTTTAAATTCCGGCGAGGTCATAAACACCACGATCTGCCAATCGTCCGGTCAGCCTGCGGTCGACAACGAATTGATTTCGAATCTCAAACAAATGAGATTTGCGAGCGGCCAAGCAGGTCTTTATCGATTAAAAACCTACCGCTAG
- a CDS encoding NADH-quinone oxidoreductase subunit B: MSTAVQNQNSEIDEISKSFAFTTRLDDLVAWGRKNSLWPLPYGTACCGIELMSVMGPKYDLARFGAEVVRFSPRQADLLLVAGTITEKMGPILVHIYEQMLEPKYVLSMGACASSGGFYRSYHVMQGIDKVIPVDVYVPGCPPTPEAVLDGVMLLQKMIAEHKPRPWRDNWVNPYEKSKA, encoded by the coding sequence ATGAGCACGGCCGTACAAAATCAAAATTCCGAAATTGATGAAATCTCAAAATCATTTGCGTTTACGACACGACTTGATGATCTCGTAGCTTGGGGAAGAAAAAACTCTCTCTGGCCTCTTCCGTATGGAACAGCTTGCTGCGGGATCGAACTCATGTCTGTGATGGGACCCAAATACGACCTTGCGCGATTCGGTGCAGAGGTGGTGCGTTTCTCTCCTCGCCAAGCTGATTTGCTCTTGGTGGCAGGAACAATTACCGAAAAAATGGGACCGATTCTTGTTCATATTTACGAGCAGATGCTAGAGCCGAAGTACGTACTCTCGATGGGTGCTTGCGCCAGTTCTGGAGGCTTCTATCGCTCGTATCACGTGATGCAAGGAATCGATAAAGTGATTCCGGTGGACGTCTACGTTCCCGGTTGTCCTCCGACTCCTGAGGCTGTTCTCGATGGAGTTATGCTTTTACAAAAAATGATTGCTGAACACAAACCACGTCCTTGGCGCGACAATTGGGTGAATCCGTATGAAAAATCAAAAGCTTGA
- the nuoD gene encoding NADH dehydrogenase (quinone) subunit D, whose product MKNQKLEVYKSDLAQRFKNASDFKWSESFGSYVVIVPSAMVRDVLQFLKERGHFNFLMNLTAADYPERQERFDVVYELFNAKDGSRLRIKTMVGENQPVPSVISVWKGADWFEREVWDMFGVKFDGHPNLRRILTHHQFKGHALRKDYPADLQQMCDTALPIHFDNGTEPATKVDNLVSLNIGPSHPATHGTLRVMAQLDGEKIHRAGVEIGYLHRCFEKMAETHPYNQVIPYTDRLNYCSAPMNNVGYCKAIERMLGVDIPAKAKAMRIILCELSRFIDHVVCIGANAVDLGALTGFFHLFTLREKVYNVFEKLCGARLTVSMTRIGGMAQDAPDGWFGDVLELCKELRKGVSEIELLLSENKIWIQRTQNIGSISAESAIQWGYTGPCLRAAGVPLDLRKLDPYYGYETLDFDVPVGSTGDVYERYLVRVEEMKQSVRIVEQICKNIPGGDYTIRDKSIVLPDKKDVYGNIEGLMNHFMLVIHGLRPPVGEVYDATEAANGELGFYAVSDGAGTPYRLKVRPPCFAIYQSFPESITGGLLADVIAILGSMNLIAGELDR is encoded by the coding sequence ATGAAAAATCAAAAGCTTGAAGTTTACAAAAGTGATCTCGCTCAGAGATTCAAAAACGCATCTGATTTCAAATGGAGTGAATCCTTTGGAAGTTATGTGGTCATCGTGCCATCAGCAATGGTGCGTGATGTTCTGCAGTTTTTAAAAGAGCGCGGCCACTTTAATTTTTTAATGAACCTAACCGCGGCCGATTATCCCGAACGCCAAGAGCGTTTTGATGTGGTGTACGAACTGTTCAATGCCAAAGACGGTTCTCGCTTACGTATCAAAACAATGGTGGGAGAAAATCAACCGGTGCCTTCGGTGATTTCTGTCTGGAAAGGTGCCGATTGGTTTGAACGCGAAGTTTGGGACATGTTCGGAGTTAAATTCGACGGTCACCCGAATTTACGTCGAATTCTCACGCACCATCAGTTTAAAGGTCACGCTTTACGTAAGGACTATCCGGCAGATCTCCAACAGATGTGCGATACGGCTTTGCCGATTCACTTTGACAATGGCACTGAGCCTGCGACGAAGGTGGACAATCTCGTTTCTTTGAACATCGGTCCTTCGCATCCTGCTACTCACGGAACACTTCGCGTGATGGCGCAATTGGATGGTGAAAAAATTCATCGTGCGGGTGTAGAGATTGGCTATCTCCATCGGTGCTTCGAAAAAATGGCCGAAACTCATCCTTACAATCAGGTCATTCCGTACACCGATCGATTAAATTACTGTTCGGCTCCGATGAACAACGTGGGCTATTGCAAAGCCATCGAGCGGATGCTGGGTGTAGATATTCCGGCGAAAGCTAAAGCGATGCGTATCATCCTTTGCGAACTTTCTCGTTTTATTGATCACGTGGTTTGTATCGGTGCGAACGCCGTGGATTTGGGAGCGCTCACGGGCTTCTTCCACCTCTTCACTCTTCGTGAAAAGGTTTATAATGTTTTTGAAAAACTTTGCGGAGCGCGATTAACGGTGTCCATGACCCGTATTGGTGGAATGGCTCAAGATGCGCCTGACGGATGGTTTGGAGACGTTCTTGAGCTTTGTAAAGAATTAAGAAAAGGCGTTTCGGAAATCGAATTGCTCCTTTCTGAAAATAAAATTTGGATTCAAAGAACACAAAACATCGGCTCTATCTCTGCAGAAAGCGCGATTCAGTGGGGCTACACTGGTCCTTGCCTTCGCGCCGCGGGAGTTCCGTTGGATCTTCGCAAGTTAGATCCTTACTACGGATACGAAACTTTAGATTTTGATGTTCCTGTCGGCTCCACCGGTGATGTTTACGAGCGCTATCTCGTGCGCGTGGAAGAAATGAAGCAGTCGGTGAGAATCGTGGAGCAGATTTGCAAAAATATCCCGGGTGGAGATTATACCATTCGCGATAAGAGCATCGTTCTTCCAGACAAAAAAGATGTTTATGGAAACATCGAAGGTCTTATGAATCACTTTATGTTGGTGATTCACGGTCTCCGTCCTCCGGTGGGCGAAGTTTACGACGCGACAGAGGCGGCGAACGGTGAATTGGGCTTCTATGCTGTCAGTGATGGCGCGGGAACTCCGTACCGTTTAAAAGTTCGTCCTCCTTGTTTTGCCATTTATCAATCGTTCCCTGAGTCGATCACTGGCGGATTGCTCGCTGATGTGATCGCAATTTTAGGAAGTATGAATCTCATTGCTGGTGAATTGGATAGGTAG
- a CDS encoding NAD(P)H-dependent oxidoreductase subunit E: MFELSTEGQKFVKSELSRYETKESAIIPSLFRAQKENGGWVSDEVIAHLSQLMEIPEARINEVFHFYTMFNKEPVGRHHVQVCCNVACAMAGTREMMHDFLREYGVDENEMTEDGRFTFTRVECLGACDKAPMMQINEKYHEDLTLERAKQILKGLK, from the coding sequence ATGTTTGAACTTTCAACTGAAGGCCAAAAATTTGTAAAAAGTGAACTCTCGCGGTACGAAACCAAAGAGTCGGCGATTATTCCGAGTCTGTTTCGGGCCCAAAAAGAAAACGGCGGGTGGGTGAGTGACGAAGTCATTGCTCATTTGAGTCAGCTGATGGAGATCCCAGAGGCCCGCATCAACGAAGTCTTCCATTTCTATACGATGTTCAATAAAGAGCCTGTGGGTCGTCACCACGTGCAAGTGTGTTGCAATGTGGCCTGTGCCATGGCGGGAACACGGGAAATGATGCACGATTTTTTACGCGAGTATGGAGTCGATGAGAACGAGATGACGGAAGATGGTCGATTTACATTTACTCGTGTGGAGTGTCTCGGTGCCTGTGATAAAGCGCCGATGATGCAAATTAACGAAAAGTATCACGAAGATTTAACTCTAGAGCGCGCAAAACAAATTCTAAAAGGTTTAAAATAA
- the nuoF gene encoding NADH-quinone oxidoreductase subunit NuoF, protein MAEAKILTEHYKDDAYKTLAGYKAKGGYETLKKAFSLQPADIVTMVKESGLRGRGGAGFPTGMKWSFLPNNNEPRYLLCNADEGEPCTFKDRLMMERAPHQLIEGMIISAYAVKSQKSYIYIRGEYTDCVQIIGDAIKEAYKDGLLGKNILGSGFDHEMDVYVGAGAYICGEETGMISSLEGLKGQPKLKPPFPAVKGYLGKPTIVNNVETLASVIYIVRDGVKEYRRHGTEKSPGTKLFAVSGDVIRPGTYEVPLGYKLIDLIENECGGLKPGRKLKAVIPGGTSAPVLNADECRQATMDYECLANMGTMLGSGSVVVLDDSRCMVDMLGVITHFYHHESCGQCTPCREGTGWLNKVVGSIMAGKGSIQDIDTLCKVADNMKGRTICALSDAAALPVLSFVPKFRDEFEYYIRQGTSKVRGIRYGQLHH, encoded by the coding sequence ATGGCTGAAGCAAAAATTTTGACCGAACATTATAAGGATGACGCCTACAAGACCCTTGCTGGTTACAAAGCAAAGGGTGGCTACGAGACATTAAAAAAAGCATTTTCCCTGCAACCGGCAGACATCGTCACAATGGTGAAAGAGTCTGGACTTCGTGGTCGCGGTGGAGCCGGCTTCCCCACAGGAATGAAGTGGAGCTTTTTACCCAATAATAATGAGCCCCGTTATCTTCTCTGTAATGCCGATGAAGGGGAGCCTTGTACCTTTAAAGATCGTTTGATGATGGAGCGAGCTCCACACCAATTGATCGAAGGAATGATTATTTCGGCTTACGCTGTTAAATCTCAAAAATCTTACATTTACATTCGCGGTGAATACACCGATTGCGTGCAAATCATCGGCGATGCGATCAAAGAAGCCTACAAAGACGGTCTTCTTGGTAAAAACATTCTCGGTTCGGGATTTGATCACGAGATGGATGTTTACGTCGGTGCCGGCGCTTATATCTGCGGTGAAGAGACCGGAATGATTTCCTCTCTCGAAGGATTAAAAGGGCAGCCGAAGTTAAAGCCGCCATTTCCAGCGGTGAAGGGCTATCTTGGTAAACCCACAATCGTGAATAACGTGGAAACTTTGGCCTCTGTCATTTACATCGTTCGCGATGGTGTCAAAGAGTACCGAAGGCACGGAACAGAAAAATCTCCTGGAACAAAACTCTTCGCGGTGAGCGGAGATGTAATTCGCCCGGGAACTTACGAGGTTCCGCTCGGTTACAAACTGATCGATTTGATCGAAAACGAGTGCGGCGGACTTAAGCCAGGTCGAAAACTTAAAGCCGTGATTCCGGGTGGAACATCGGCTCCTGTTCTGAATGCCGATGAATGTCGTCAAGCGACCATGGATTATGAATGTTTGGCGAATATGGGTACGATGTTGGGCTCAGGCTCTGTCGTGGTGCTTGATGATTCCCGGTGTATGGTCGACATGCTCGGTGTGATCACGCACTTTTATCATCATGAATCTTGTGGTCAGTGCACTCCGTGCCGCGAAGGTACGGGCTGGCTGAATAAAGTGGTCGGTTCGATCATGGCTGGAAAAGGCTCCATCCAGGATATCGATACTCTTTGCAAAGTGGCCGACAACATGAAAGGTCGCACGATCTGCGCACTTTCAGATGCGGCGGCATTACCCGTTTTGAGTTTTGTTCCCAAATTTCGCGATGAATTTGAATACTACATTCGGCAAGGTACATCTAAGGTGAGAGGAATTCGTTATGGTCAATTGCACCATTAA
- a CDS encoding (2Fe-2S)-binding protein, with the protein MVNCTINGKPVSMKDGSTIIQAFKELNEDICHYCWHPALSIAGVCRLCMVEIEGNPKLQIACNTTIAEGMKITNQSEKVKDAVKWGLDFHLINHPLDCPICDQAGECGLQDQYMQFGKYDPEMAERKVKKRKVVDLGERVVLDSERCILCSRCVRFTEEISKTNELGIFNRGDHSEIGTFKDKPLNNNYSVNTVDICPVGALTSKDFRFKQRVWFLKDQPSVCTGCSTGCNVDVYFNKEGTWRMKPRFNPDVNGYWMCDVGRDMYKHTNLFHTEVTGERGQKNVTKNLSRLTLASSAVHGQKEFMDVAFAVQKLRDTLSSTKEAALVVTAQNTVEELDAMVGYFAKKFGAQHIYHWSNSPGTDEGFDGLLYRPSDKNPNTAGLKKVFEKHGVKSQPWKAEGSKYKTTVVVAPETVMTYPDFAQRILSLKDMSTVIWLGSTDSENFEELKGETWLIPTKTFVEKSGTFINYKGLEQKIRPVTLIVPNAMGVDDIAAVWTGQAPNSESVPYDPTERVENEFVYHRGSL; encoded by the coding sequence ATGGTCAATTGCACCATTAATGGCAAGCCCGTCTCGATGAAAGACGGCTCAACCATCATTCAGGCGTTTAAAGAATTGAACGAGGATATTTGTCATTACTGCTGGCATCCTGCTTTGAGTATCGCAGGTGTTTGCCGCTTGTGTATGGTGGAGATCGAAGGGAACCCAAAACTTCAGATCGCTTGTAACACGACCATCGCCGAAGGCATGAAGATCACCAACCAGAGCGAAAAAGTAAAAGACGCGGTGAAATGGGGACTCGATTTCCATTTGATCAATCACCCTCTGGATTGTCCGATTTGCGATCAAGCCGGTGAGTGTGGATTGCAAGATCAATACATGCAGTTTGGAAAATACGATCCCGAAATGGCCGAACGCAAAGTGAAGAAGAGAAAGGTTGTAGATCTTGGCGAAAGAGTCGTTTTGGATTCTGAGCGCTGTATCCTTTGCTCTCGTTGCGTGCGCTTTACCGAAGAGATTTCTAAAACCAATGAGTTGGGAATCTTTAATCGCGGTGATCATAGCGAAATCGGTACTTTTAAAGACAAGCCTCTCAACAACAATTATTCTGTAAATACAGTCGATATTTGCCCGGTGGGTGCGCTCACTTCTAAAGATTTCCGTTTTAAACAACGAGTTTGGTTCCTTAAAGACCAACCGTCAGTTTGTACGGGTTGTTCCACAGGATGTAACGTGGACGTGTACTTTAATAAAGAAGGTACATGGAGAATGAAGCCGCGCTTTAATCCTGATGTGAATGGCTACTGGATGTGTGATGTCGGTCGCGATATGTATAAGCACACCAACTTATTCCATACTGAAGTGACGGGTGAACGCGGTCAAAAAAATGTGACCAAAAATCTGAGCCGTCTCACTTTAGCGTCGTCAGCCGTTCATGGCCAAAAAGAGTTTATGGATGTGGCCTTTGCCGTTCAAAAGCTCCGCGACACATTGTCGAGCACAAAAGAAGCAGCTCTAGTGGTGACCGCCCAAAACACGGTCGAAGAGCTTGACGCGATGGTGGGATACTTTGCTAAAAAATTTGGAGCTCAGCACATTTATCATTGGAGCAATTCTCCGGGGACGGATGAAGGCTTTGATGGTCTTCTCTACAGACCTAGCGATAAGAATCCAAATACTGCGGGCCTCAAAAAAGTTTTCGAGAAGCACGGCGTGAAGTCTCAGCCTTGGAAGGCCGAGGGTTCTAAGTACAAAACAACGGTGGTTGTTGCTCCAGAGACAGTCATGACTTATCCTGACTTTGCACAAAGAATCCTTTCTTTAAAGGACATGAGCACCGTCATTTGGTTAGGCAGCACCGATAGTGAAAACTTCGAAGAGCTTAAGGGTGAAACTTGGTTAATCCCGACAAAAACATTTGTTGAAAAATCGGGAACCTTTATCAACTACAAAGGTCTTGAGCAAAAGATCAGACCGGTGACTTTGATTGTTCCGAATGCCATGGGTGTGGATGACATTGCTGCCGTTTGGACGGGACAAGCTCCCAACTCGGAATCTGTCCCTTATGATCCGACAGAGCGTGTAGAGAATGAGTTCGTTTATCACAGAGGTTCGTTATGA
- a CDS encoding NADH-quinone oxidoreductase subunit I — protein MSGYVRLKVPQQSKSWYLPAIFSGLAFTFKTMVKNLSNKKQMPTLNYPEEKYQYSSRFKGNHVLTVKKDGKLRCTACMLCATACPAQCISIVASEDNDPSVEKYPINYEIDILRCVFCGFCEEACPVDAIRMGPEWQTPGRNGENFVYDIKHLAHRANLNDGKGVQSIVDETERHNLI, from the coding sequence ATGAGTGGATATGTTCGTTTAAAAGTTCCTCAGCAGTCTAAATCTTGGTATTTGCCTGCGATCTTTTCCGGTCTCGCATTTACTTTTAAAACGATGGTGAAAAACTTATCGAATAAAAAGCAAATGCCGACGCTCAATTATCCGGAAGAAAAGTATCAGTACTCCTCACGTTTTAAAGGGAATCACGTATTGACCGTTAAAAAAGACGGTAAACTTCGCTGCACGGCTTGCATGTTGTGTGCGACAGCGTGCCCAGCTCAGTGCATTTCGATCGTCGCGTCTGAGGATAACGATCCTTCGGTGGAAAAGTATCCCATCAATTACGAAATCGATATTCTCCGCTGTGTCTTTTGCGGATTCTGCGAAGAGGCCTGCCCGGTGGACGCGATTCGTATGGGTCCTGAGTGGCAAACTCCAGGACGCAATGGCGAAAACTTTGTCTACGACATTAAGCACTTGGCTCACCGAGCGAATCTGAATGACGGCAAAGGTGTGCAGTCGATCGTCGACGAAACTGAACGCCACAACCTGATCTAG